The Pirellulimonas nuda genome includes a region encoding these proteins:
- a CDS encoding thioredoxin family protein, producing the protein MPRWILCTLTLAVAPLAAQAQAPRLLPTVQPQATHAAIAPVGTTPAAPAPLFRHASIDAAWSATQQSGRPMLVYVTSDNCFYCKKMQIETLAQPQIARGVAAMTEPAIVNASQSPEMTKLLRVRAFPTTLVISSENRVIGKIEGFVEPTEFAERVWPVLRVAAETTTQQRRIAKQ; encoded by the coding sequence ATGCCACGCTGGATTCTCTGCACGCTCACCCTGGCCGTCGCGCCGCTGGCCGCCCAGGCGCAAGCGCCCCGCCTGCTTCCGACGGTTCAGCCACAAGCGACCCATGCGGCCATCGCGCCCGTGGGGACTACGCCGGCGGCGCCTGCGCCGCTGTTCCGTCACGCGAGCATCGACGCCGCCTGGTCGGCGACACAGCAGTCGGGCAGGCCGATGTTGGTTTATGTCACCAGCGACAACTGCTTCTACTGCAAGAAGATGCAGATCGAAACGCTCGCGCAGCCACAGATCGCCCGCGGGGTCGCCGCGATGACCGAGCCGGCGATCGTAAACGCGTCGCAGTCGCCCGAGATGACCAAGCTGCTCCGCGTGCGCGCGTTCCCCACCACGCTGGTGATCTCGTCGGAGAACCGCGTCATCGGCAAGATCGAAGGCTTCGTCGAACCGACGGAGTTTGCCGAGCGCGTCTGGCCGGTGCTGCGAGTCGCCGCGGAAACAACGACACAGCAACGCCGCATCGCGAAGCAATAG
- the hemB gene encoding porphobilinogen synthase, whose amino-acid sequence MTFPGSFPTTRLRRLRRWGWSQALVQENTLTPGDLILPVFVCEGAQRQAIPSMPGVFRHPVELLPEVAAQAEELGVPAIAIFPATDPGKKSEDAAEAFNPENLVCRATRAVKQQLGDRLGVICDVALDPYTSHGQDGLVRDGYVVNDESVSALCRQAIVQAQAGCDVIAPSDMMDGRIGAVRRALDEAGQGRVALLAYAAKYASAFYGPFRDAVGSASNLAGMSKSTYQMNPANSDEALREVALDLAEGADAVMVKPGMPYLDIVRRVKETFAAPTFAYQVSGEYAMLAAAAGNGWLDRDKVVLESLLAFKRAGADGVLTYFAIEAAQLLRK is encoded by the coding sequence ATGACGTTTCCAGGCAGTTTCCCCACAACCCGCCTCCGCCGACTCCGCCGCTGGGGATGGTCTCAAGCCCTGGTGCAAGAGAACACGCTTACGCCCGGCGACCTGATCCTACCCGTGTTCGTGTGCGAGGGCGCCCAGCGGCAGGCGATCCCGTCGATGCCCGGCGTATTCCGCCACCCCGTCGAACTGCTCCCCGAAGTAGCCGCCCAGGCGGAAGAGCTGGGCGTCCCCGCGATCGCCATTTTTCCGGCAACCGATCCGGGAAAGAAGTCCGAAGACGCCGCCGAGGCCTTCAACCCAGAGAACCTCGTCTGCCGGGCCACGCGTGCGGTGAAGCAGCAACTAGGCGATCGGCTGGGGGTGATCTGCGACGTAGCGCTCGACCCCTACACCAGCCACGGGCAGGACGGGCTGGTGCGTGACGGCTACGTGGTGAATGACGAAAGCGTGTCGGCGCTCTGCAGGCAGGCCATCGTGCAGGCCCAGGCGGGGTGCGACGTGATCGCCCCCAGCGACATGATGGACGGCCGGATCGGCGCGGTCCGTCGGGCGCTCGACGAGGCGGGGCAGGGGCGCGTGGCGCTGCTGGCCTACGCGGCCAAGTACGCCTCGGCGTTCTACGGGCCGTTTCGAGACGCGGTCGGTTCGGCCAGCAACCTGGCCGGCATGAGCAAGTCGACCTACCAGATGAACCCGGCCAACAGCGACGAGGCGCTGCGCGAGGTGGCGCTCGACCTGGCCGAGGGCGCCGACGCGGTGATGGTCAAGCCGGGCATGCCCTACCTAGACATCGTCCGCCGCGTAAAAGAGACGTTCGCCGCGCCGACGTTCGCCTACCAGGTGAGCGGCGAGTACGCGATGCTGGCCGCCGCCGCTGGCAACGGCTGGCTCGACCGCGACAAGGTCGTGCTCGAGAGCCTGCTCGCCTTCAAGCGGGCCGGCGCCGACGGTGTGCTGACCTACTTCGCCATCGAAGCCGCCCAGTTGCTGCGCAAGTAG
- a CDS encoding Uma2 family endonuclease produces the protein MSPAEVSTITAEEMLSMPESEGCELVDGQLLEKNLGAKSGWIGGRLLSLLDRYSDDGRNGWAFPSECGIQCIPNEPNRVLKPDAFFLRPSRLPGEQIPDGWVRVAPDLAAEVVSPNDLYSDVEQKVEEYLEAGVKLVWVIDPVTRTAMVYRPRGAQPSRLSIDGELSGEDVLPGFKCQVAALFPEAQR, from the coding sequence ATGAGCCCGGCCGAGGTCTCTACCATCACCGCCGAAGAGATGCTGTCGATGCCCGAGAGCGAGGGATGCGAGCTCGTTGATGGACAACTCTTGGAGAAGAATTTGGGCGCCAAGTCGGGCTGGATTGGTGGAAGACTACTCTCGCTTCTTGATCGATACTCGGACGACGGACGAAACGGATGGGCGTTCCCAAGTGAGTGCGGCATCCAGTGCATTCCCAACGAACCCAACCGCGTGCTCAAACCCGATGCGTTCTTTCTCCGCCCGAGCCGCTTGCCCGGTGAACAGATCCCGGATGGCTGGGTGCGGGTCGCACCGGACCTAGCCGCCGAAGTGGTGTCGCCCAACGACCTCTACTCCGATGTCGAACAGAAGGTCGAAGAGTATCTGGAAGCGGGGGTGAAGTTGGTGTGGGTGATTGACCCCGTCACGCGCACCGCAATGGTCTACCGCCCGAGAGGCGCCCAACCGTCGCGGCTTTCGATCGATGGCGAGCTGTCGGGCGAAGACGTGCTGCCGGGGTTCAAGTGCCAGGTGGCGGCGTTGTTTCCGGAGGCGCAGCGCTAG
- the ade gene encoding adenine deaminase, whose product MAEDFTIRGQVVDVHQRRVFPGEVTVLGGRIASITPVDDAPATYLMPGFVDAHVHIESSMLAPTEFARKAMTHGVVATVSDPHEIGNVLGVAGVEWMLENAAQTPLKIAFGAPSCVPATTFETAGAEISVEEVERLLDDPRIAYLSEMMNFPGVLGGDPDCHAKIAAANERGKPIDGHAPGLRGELAAQYVAAGMSTDHECFTKDEALDKIEAGCRIAIREGSAARNFEALWPLLSEHPAHCMLCSDDKHPDELVLGHIDALVRRALGLGVELFNVLRAACVNPVQHYKLDVGLLREGDPADFIEVDSLTAPRVLRTWIDGRLVAERGKSLISSVPIDPVNQFVARSVSAEDLRLDPHPGRLRVIEAVDGQLVTGSLLATPRVESGAVVSDPEGDVLKMVVVNRYHAAAPAFAFVKNFGLKRGAMASSVAHDSHNVIAVGVSDADLAAAINLVMDAGGGLSAACGADGAAEVLPLPIAGLMATGTCDEVAAAYGTLDKLVKAWGSPLRAPYMTLSFMALLVIPALKLSDQGLFDGEAFRFVELFE is encoded by the coding sequence ATGGCAGAAGACTTCACTATTCGCGGACAAGTAGTAGACGTGCACCAGCGTCGCGTCTTCCCCGGCGAGGTGACCGTCCTTGGGGGCCGCATCGCGAGCATCACGCCCGTCGATGATGCGCCGGCGACCTACCTAATGCCTGGCTTTGTCGACGCCCACGTGCACATCGAGAGCTCGATGCTGGCGCCGACCGAGTTCGCCCGCAAAGCCATGACGCACGGCGTGGTGGCCACGGTGAGCGACCCGCACGAGATCGGCAACGTGCTGGGCGTGGCGGGGGTCGAGTGGATGCTGGAGAACGCCGCCCAGACGCCGCTGAAGATCGCCTTCGGCGCCCCCTCGTGCGTGCCGGCCACCACCTTCGAGACCGCCGGCGCCGAGATCAGCGTCGAAGAGGTCGAGCGGCTGCTGGACGACCCGCGCATCGCGTACCTCAGCGAGATGATGAACTTCCCGGGCGTGCTGGGGGGCGACCCCGACTGCCACGCCAAGATCGCTGCCGCCAACGAGCGCGGCAAGCCGATCGACGGCCACGCCCCGGGGCTGCGGGGCGAGCTGGCCGCCCAGTACGTGGCGGCCGGCATGAGCACCGACCACGAGTGCTTCACCAAGGACGAAGCGCTCGACAAGATCGAAGCGGGCTGCCGCATCGCCATCCGCGAGGGCTCCGCCGCACGCAACTTTGAGGCGCTGTGGCCGCTGCTGAGCGAGCACCCCGCCCACTGCATGCTGTGCAGCGACGACAAGCACCCGGACGAGCTGGTGCTGGGGCACATCGACGCCTTGGTGCGCCGCGCGCTGGGGCTGGGGGTCGAGCTGTTCAATGTGCTGCGCGCCGCCTGCGTCAACCCGGTGCAGCACTACAAGCTGGATGTCGGCCTGCTACGCGAGGGGGACCCGGCAGACTTCATCGAGGTCGATTCGCTCACGGCGCCGCGCGTGCTCCGCACCTGGATCGACGGCCGGCTAGTGGCCGAGCGCGGCAAGTCGCTGATCAGCAGCGTTCCGATCGACCCGGTGAACCAGTTCGTCGCCCGGTCGGTGTCGGCTGAGGACCTGCGTCTCGATCCGCACCCCGGCCGGCTGCGCGTGATCGAAGCCGTCGACGGCCAGTTGGTGACCGGATCGCTGTTGGCAACGCCGAGGGTCGAATCGGGCGCGGTCGTTAGCGACCCCGAGGGCGACGTGCTGAAGATGGTGGTCGTCAACCGCTACCATGCGGCGGCGCCGGCGTTTGCGTTCGTGAAGAACTTCGGGCTGAAGCGCGGCGCGATGGCCTCCAGCGTGGCCCACGACTCGCACAACGTGATCGCCGTTGGCGTAAGCGACGCCGATCTGGCCGCCGCCATCAACCTGGTGATGGACGCCGGCGGCGGGCTGAGCGCCGCGTGCGGCGCGGATGGGGCGGCCGAGGTGCTGCCGCTGCCGATCGCCGGCCTGATGGCCACCGGAACCTGCGACGAAGTAGCCGCCGCCTACGGCACGCTCGACAAGCTCGTCAAAGCGTGGGGCTCGCCGCTGCGGGCGCCCTACATGACGCTGTCGTTCATGGCCCTGCTGGTGATCCCGGCGCTGAAGCTAAGCGACCAGGGGCTGTTCGATGGCGAGGCGTTCCGGTTTGTGGAATTATTTGAGTGA
- a CDS encoding DUF6666 family protein: MRRGLHPVIAAPLALVLLIAPAVEAQSGLPWKRPTVSSAPAQADQHSQQRFGAANQSVRVVYDDAPQEPQVVATRQVAPSGRPPQPMAMRTRVAQYEEELPDGGTPEAVPTPAKKPSSSPTRMPQPSMQPQAMSYGPEMSGPMMYEGSCPCGQCDSGACDSCPCEPGCGFPECGCGVPDCGCPIDPYAVGGCGDACGVNGCGDCVGPCHCGSLGHCAERGAIPLILYIPPIMDFNAFVGVHGFKNPLDYPTGSPQGNDGSNFGIHEGLNAGGKMAWLPFPGLGYQIGFQAVQSRFSGNAATGSSSTEVHQQFLTAGLFHRCPVGLNYGLVYDYMNDDRPNRSGNLLSSRYDFHQVRGLVSIRNNGCKEVGFMFTGGGGGNSSSLTPSSLNQLEPADQYSFFYRLHGKQGGEVTGFAGWTSNSKGLFGANSWTPLNDRWSLNSAFTYMIPEDKPNGQGSLDEGWNLSVNLVWHYGCTAKSRYRNPFRPMFDVADNGSMIIDRTP; encoded by the coding sequence ATGCGACGCGGATTGCACCCCGTAATTGCCGCCCCGCTGGCTCTTGTTCTGCTCATCGCCCCCGCGGTGGAGGCTCAGAGCGGTCTCCCCTGGAAGCGGCCAACCGTATCGAGCGCGCCGGCCCAGGCCGATCAGCACTCGCAGCAGCGTTTCGGCGCCGCCAATCAATCAGTGCGGGTGGTCTACGACGACGCCCCGCAAGAGCCGCAAGTCGTCGCCACCCGTCAGGTGGCGCCCAGCGGCCGTCCGCCCCAACCCATGGCGATGCGGACCCGTGTCGCTCAGTACGAAGAAGAACTCCCCGATGGCGGGACGCCGGAGGCGGTTCCAACGCCGGCCAAAAAGCCGAGTTCGTCGCCGACACGGATGCCACAGCCGTCGATGCAGCCCCAAGCGATGTCGTACGGCCCGGAGATGTCGGGGCCGATGATGTACGAGGGTTCGTGCCCGTGCGGCCAGTGCGACTCTGGCGCCTGCGACTCCTGCCCCTGTGAGCCCGGTTGCGGCTTCCCCGAATGCGGGTGCGGCGTGCCTGACTGCGGGTGCCCCATCGACCCCTACGCGGTCGGCGGCTGCGGCGATGCGTGCGGTGTGAATGGGTGCGGCGACTGCGTCGGCCCGTGCCACTGCGGAAGCCTGGGTCACTGTGCGGAGCGGGGCGCGATCCCCTTGATCCTGTACATCCCGCCGATCATGGACTTCAACGCCTTCGTCGGCGTGCACGGTTTCAAGAACCCGCTGGACTACCCCACGGGCAGCCCCCAGGGCAACGACGGCAGCAACTTCGGCATCCACGAAGGGCTGAACGCCGGCGGCAAGATGGCGTGGCTGCCGTTCCCGGGCCTCGGCTACCAGATTGGCTTCCAAGCGGTGCAGAGCCGGTTCTCGGGCAACGCGGCGACCGGATCGTCGAGCACCGAAGTGCATCAGCAGTTCCTCACCGCCGGGTTGTTCCACCGCTGCCCGGTGGGCCTGAATTACGGTCTGGTGTACGACTACATGAACGACGACCGTCCCAACCGGAGCGGCAACTTGCTCTCCAGCCGTTACGACTTCCACCAAGTACGTGGCCTGGTCAGCATCCGGAACAACGGGTGCAAAGAAGTAGGCTTCATGTTCACCGGTGGGGGCGGCGGCAACTCCTCGAGCCTGACCCCTAGCTCGCTCAACCAGCTTGAACCGGCCGACCAGTACTCGTTCTTCTACCGGCTGCACGGCAAGCAGGGTGGCGAGGTCACCGGCTTCGCCGGCTGGACGAGCAACAGCAAGGGGCTGTTCGGCGCCAACAGTTGGACGCCGCTGAACGACCGCTGGTCGCTCAACTCCGCCTTCACGTACATGATCCCCGAAGACAAGCCCAACGGCCAAGGATCGCTGGACGAAGGCTGGAACCTGAGCGTCAACCTGGTGTGGCACTACGGCTGCACGGCCAAGAGCCGGTACCGCAACCCGTTCCGCCCGATGTTCGACGTGGCCGACAACGGCTCGATGATTATCGACCGCACGCCGTAG
- a CDS encoding ImmA/IrrE family metallo-endopeptidase, translating to MLADIPFEEWQDAIERCASDLLWEAGIDEPPVDAFLAADRLGLIVADDGAPDGQHGWGDGVHRARLVRLADDSACGGVAVIALSPEARPERRHFAVAHEIGEAFAWRVFGQLALESYAVRPDARERVANELAGCLLAPRRWLAGDSELLDDDLADLKRRYATASWELLARRTLLVARAPVVVTVFDHGRVTWRRSSLPGLRPPLSEIESDSQQRTHRLSEPSQWSKGGGPLARVRCWPVHEPGWRREVMRTELWGDE from the coding sequence ATGCTCGCAGACATCCCCTTTGAAGAATGGCAAGACGCGATCGAGCGTTGTGCGTCCGATCTGCTGTGGGAGGCCGGCATCGACGAGCCGCCGGTCGACGCGTTTCTGGCAGCCGATCGGCTCGGGCTGATCGTGGCGGACGACGGGGCGCCCGACGGTCAGCACGGTTGGGGCGACGGCGTGCACCGGGCCCGTTTGGTGAGGCTGGCGGACGATTCGGCTTGCGGCGGCGTGGCGGTGATCGCACTGAGCCCCGAGGCGCGGCCAGAACGCCGCCACTTTGCGGTGGCGCACGAGATCGGCGAGGCGTTCGCTTGGCGCGTCTTCGGGCAGCTTGCGCTGGAGTCGTACGCGGTCCGGCCCGACGCCCGAGAACGCGTCGCCAACGAACTGGCGGGCTGCCTGCTCGCCCCGCGCCGCTGGCTAGCGGGGGACAGCGAGCTGCTGGACGACGACCTGGCCGACCTCAAACGGCGCTACGCGACCGCAAGTTGGGAACTACTGGCGCGGCGGACGCTGCTGGTGGCCCGTGCGCCGGTGGTGGTGACCGTGTTCGACCACGGCCGAGTCACTTGGCGGCGCTCCAGCCTGCCGGGCCTGCGGCCGCCGCTCTCTGAGATTGAGTCGGACTCTCAGCAGCGGACCCACCGGTTGAGTGAACCTAGCCAGTGGTCGAAGGGCGGCGGGCCGCTCGCCCGCGTGCGCTGTTGGCCGGTGCACGAGCCGGGTTGGCGGCGCGAGGTGATGCGGACAGAGCTGTGGGGGGACGAGTAA